A window from Neodiprion fabricii isolate iyNeoFabr1 chromosome 2, iyNeoFabr1.1, whole genome shotgun sequence encodes these proteins:
- the LOC124174672 gene encoding dnaJ homolog subfamily C member 16 has product MSSLTSLSTPLMVNTPNKNYFRIQTVDKCPFKSSATTASRNPLEKIIALSINRRSRAGRIDVRNKENENYETKCLNVSKVVRVINFFFVDFTLFDNKIQMMKNNLRNIVSLARLSLVLATLSIVIQLLPLTEAAEPLGNPYEILGVSRHSTIQDIRKAYKHLVKEWHPDKTDHPAAENKFVEIIKAYELLTDPERRKKFDNYGITDEGMPRQRRDTSHVNMPDPLEDLFGGNFRFHFQNRDITLFHKMSISYRAFENGIVSKSYRNPQFILFYSDWCFACLQVEPTWRRLMDELEPLGVGLATAHAEKEPALARKLGIHSLPCLTVTFDGRASVYKESLFSVQKVVEFLRSKFPYKLVQNINENNVDTFLSGWLDNRIRALVFERRESVRLRYLLMAFHHRDRVAFGFVQVGKSETTSITLKYKVSGDLDTLLLFNENSEKPVACVSMKDIPSETMHNVIANNKFLTLPRLSNQAMLNSVCPPEWQRPRKRLCAILISQNSPLHDAARHKFRQAALESPYSIERVRYTYVYKETQPEFVSALSSGEGSPLEPLLHIVIIWRRDTNHLKYEWLPNGWFVTTQGDAQWNETRQGLEQTIQRLLRTSEALPYAAEVGELTDEHAQGTVGRLIGRALLAVDYLSDNLSKEQLLPLLSVLATLLLIGAAGYGMSHLLTLEEASVQARRAEYKQNTKPLPTQPQLRLHEVRAEKYNGLVRLLKPGCRTIILLVDAQSRLKLLPVFHRAVWPYRKNKTLMFGHLSLERGLEWYKKILSLSLPEQRELNINPKNCVGTVLSLNGHRKYFCMYHAKHPECSKGKGFKRMERMTKQLSLRSDDAEAGAFIGFDSSSDSDASYEEARNDVLYQDKLLDGLPMWLDRLFEGSTHRYYLNYWPDFTAK; this is encoded by the exons atgtcGAGTCTTACGAGTCTGTCAACCCCCTTGATGGTTAATACTccgaacaaaaattatttccgtATTCAAACTGTCGACAAATGTCCGTTTAAATCTTCCGCAACTACAGCGTCCAGAAACCCATTGGAAAAGATAATTGCATTGAGTATTAATCGTCGATCACGTGCAGGGAGGATTGATGTAAGGAAtaaggaaaacgaaaattacgaAACGAAGTGTTTAAATGTGTCCAAAGTGGTTcgtgtcattaattttttctttgtggATTTCACTTTGTTTGACAACAAGATACAAATGATGAAGAATAATTTAAGGAACATTGTATCCTTGGCTAGACTATCTTTAGTCTTAGCCACGCTCTCTATTGTTATCCAATTGCTACCTTTGACTGAGGCCGCTGAACCCCTGGGTAATCCGTATGAAATTTTGGGAGTATCTCGACACTCTACCATACAGGACATACGAAAAGCTTACAAGCACCTTGTCAAGGAATG gCATCCCGATAAAACAGATCATCCAGCTGCGGAAAataaattcgttgaaattatcaAGGCTTACGAG CTATTAACTGATccagagaggagaaaaaagtttgacaATTACGGCATCACTGACGAAGGTATGCCGCGGCAAAGACGTGACACCAGCCACGTCAACATGCCTGATCCATTGGAAGATTTATTTGGAGGAAATTTCAGATTCCATTTCCAGAATCGAGATATCACACTCTTCCATAAAATGAGCATCAGTTATCG AGCATTTGAAAATGGAATCGTTTCAAAGAGCTATCGAAACCCGCAGTTCATTCTATTTTACTCCGATTGGTGTTTTGCCTGTCTTCAAGTAGAGCCTACTTGGCGTCGATTAATGGATGAACTAGAACCATTAGGTGTTGGATTAGCAACAGCACATGCGGAGAAAGAACCTGCATTAGCTCGAAAACTTGGCATACATTCATTGCCATGTTTGACTGTTACTTTTGATGGACGCGCAAGTGTTTACAAAGAGTCATTGTTTAGTGTTCAAAAAGTTGTTG AATTCCTGAGGAGCAAATTTCCGTACAAGTTGGTGCAGAATATAAATGAGAATAACGTAGACACTTTTCTGTCCGGGTGGTTGGATAATAGGATTCGAGCACTGGTATTTGAGAGGCGAGAATCTGTCAGACTGCGATATCTTCTCATGGCTTTTCATCACAGAGATAGAGTTGCTTTTGGATTTGTCCAG gTGGGGAAATCTGAGACTACCTCGATCACATTGAAATACAAAGTCTCAGGAGATCTTGACACACTGTTGCTGTTCAATGAAAATTCGGAGAAGCCAGTCGCTTGTGTTAGCATGAAAGACATACCCAGTGAAACAATGCATAACGTCATTGCAAATAATAAGTTTTTAACACTCCCCAGGCTCTCTAATCAGGCTATGCTAAACTCTGTTTGTCCTCCAGAATGGCAAAGACCTCGCAAGCGTTTGTGtgccattttaatttctcaaaaCAGTCCTCTGCATGATGCAGCTAGGCATAAATTTAGACAGGCAGCATTAGAATCGCCCTACAG CATAGAACGAGTAagatatacatacgtgtacaaGGAAACACAGCCAGAATTTGTCTCGGCACTATCTAGCGGTGAAGGGAGTCCACTGGAACCGCTTTTACATATTGTTATAATTTGGAGGCGTGACACTAACCATTTGAAATATGAATGGTTACCAAATGGATGGTTCGTAACAACCCAAGGTGATGCACAGTGGAATGAAACCCGACAGGGCTTGGAACAAACTATACAAAGATTACTACGTACCTCTGAAGCATTGCCATATGCTGCGGAGGTAGGAGAATTGACTGACGAACACGCACAG GGTACTGTTGGTAGACTGATTGGTAGAGCATTATTGGCAGTGGATTATCTTTCAGATAATTTAAGCAAGGAGCAATTGTTGCCCTTACTGTCAGTGTTGGCTACGTTATTGCTGATTGGAGCTGCTGGTTACGGAATGTCTCATTTATT GACATTGGAAGAGGCTAGTGTTCAGGCAAGACGTGCTGAGTACAAGCAAAACACAAAACCACTTCCAACACAGCCACAGCTAAGATTGCATGAAGTAAGAGCTGAAAAATACAATGGTCTCGTACGCCTCTTAAAACCAGGTTGTCGAACTATCATACTACTAGTTGATGCTCAGAGTAGATTGAAACTCCTACCAGTTTTTCACAGAGCTGTGTGGCCTTATAG AAAAAATAAGACCTTAATGTTTGGACACTTATCATTGGAACGTGGACTAGAgtggtacaaaaaaattttatccctAAGCTTACCCGAACAAAGAGAGCTCAACATAAATCCTAAGAATTGTGTCGGAACCGTGTTATCTTTAAATGGTCatcggaaatatttttgtatgtaCCATGCAAAGCATCCGGAATGCAGTAAAGGAAAAGGCTTTAAG CGCATGGAACGAATGACCAAGCAGTTGAGTCTGAGATCAGATGATGCAGAAGCTGGCGCTTTTATCGGATTCGACAGTTCCAGTGACTCTGACGCATCCTATGAGGAG GCAAGGAATGATGTTTTATATCAAGATAAACTACTTGATGGGTTACCAATGTGGCTTGATCGGTTGTTCGAAGGGTCAACGCATCGTTATTACTTAAATTATTGGCCGGATTTCACTGCCAAGTAA
- the LOC124175749 gene encoding MICOS complex subunit Mic10-like, with protein sequence MAGTWTEDEIGRKWDRCFTDAVLKLGGGVFLGSVFSLLFFRRKKWPIITGGGFGLGMAYSNCEKDINATLIQNRPQGRKCEEKKK encoded by the exons ATGGCTGGAACATGGACTGAGGACGAAATTGGGCGAAAATGGGATCGCTGCTTTACGGACGCTGTTCTTAAACTAG GCGGTGGTGTGTTCCTAGGATCCGTATTCTCCCTTCTCTTCTTTAGAA GAAAGAAGTGGCCAATAATAACAGGAGGTGGTTTTGGCCTAGGTATGGCGTACTCTAATTGTGAAAAAGATATAAATGCAACATTAATACAGAACAGGCCACAAGGTCGAAAATgcgaggagaagaaaaagtag
- the LOC124176740 gene encoding sugar transporter SWEET1, translating to MIGLEFKEFIAVTASVSTILQFLAGILVCRKYIRNGTTGEASGLAFVTCFTSCSLALRYGMLIGDQTIIVVNIFGISLQLLYVLVFMSYSMKKSLTLKQLSAAVIFVISVYLYSQYEIDEVQARQIVGFLSSGLAIAFFASPLSMLAHVMRVKSAETLPFPIILSSLIVSFQWLLYGYLLNDGFIVIPNFLGCVLSLFQLSLFILYPGRYPDQIHLTQL from the exons ATGATAGGGTTAgaattcaaagaatttatcGCCGTGACAGCTTCAGTCTCAACGATCCTACAATTTTTAGCGGGCAT ATTGGTGTGCCGAAAATACATTCGCAATGGAACAACTGGTGAGGCCTCTGGACTCGCGTTTGTGACATGTTTTACATC ATGCAGTTTGGCACTTAGGTATGGCATGCTGATCGGTGATCAGACAATAATTGTAGTGAATATCTTTGGAATTTCGCTACAGTTGCTATACGTCCTCGTATTCATGTCATATAGCATGAAGAAATCATTGACGTTGAAACAGCTAAGCGCAGCTGTCATATTTGTAATATCAGTTTACCTCTACAGTCAGTATGAGATTGACGAAGTTCAGGCGAGACAGATAGTTGGATTCCTTAGCTCTGGCCTCGCGATTGCATTTTTTGCTTCACCATTATCCATGCTT gCTCATGTTATGAGGGTTAAAAGTGCCGAAACTTTACCATTCCCGATAATATTGTCATCTTTAATAGTATCATTCCAGTGGCTATTGTATGGATACTTATTGAATGATGGTTTCATTGTAATACCAAATTTTCTAGGCTGTGTTTTATCGCTCTTCCAActatcattatttatattgtaccCTGGGAGATACCCAGACCAAATACATCTTACACAattgtaa